From one Luteolibacter sp. SL250 genomic stretch:
- a CDS encoding 6-phosphofructokinase, which yields MSRLVGKVLVAQGGGPTPVINQSVVGVALEARKFSQVTSIYGAVHGVRGIIDENFVDLTRETTHNLEQVAGTPSSGLLSTRDKPDEEYCARMFKVMQAHDIRYFFYVGGNDSSDTVRIVNEQAKAANYDLRAIHIPKTIDNDLEENDHCPGFGSAARFVSQAFQGVNLDNRALRGVYIGIVMGRHAGFLTAASALARKYVDDGPHLIYLPERAFDTDKFLADVDRVYKEHGLVTIAASEGISDANGTAMITKLLGKEERDSHGNIQLSGTGALGDLLANTIRDGLGIKRVRSDTFGYLQRSFMGVVSDRDAREAREVGEKAVQFAMWDDVDGSVAIKRPVLDYSVDYELVDIKKVAGKTKHMPDEFINAEGNGVTQAFHAYCRPLLGGGLPESHRLRAPAVAKILNK from the coding sequence ATGAGTCGCTTAGTAGGAAAAGTTCTCGTCGCGCAAGGCGGCGGCCCAACCCCTGTCATCAACCAGAGCGTCGTCGGCGTCGCCCTCGAAGCCCGCAAATTCAGCCAGGTGACCTCCATCTACGGAGCCGTCCACGGCGTGCGCGGCATCATCGATGAGAACTTCGTCGACCTGACCCGGGAGACGACCCACAATCTGGAGCAAGTCGCCGGCACCCCATCCTCCGGCCTCCTGTCCACCCGTGACAAGCCGGACGAGGAATACTGCGCCCGCATGTTCAAGGTGATGCAGGCCCACGACATCCGCTATTTCTTCTACGTCGGCGGCAACGATTCCTCCGACACCGTCCGCATCGTCAACGAGCAGGCGAAGGCCGCGAACTACGATCTCCGCGCGATCCACATCCCGAAGACGATCGACAACGACCTCGAGGAAAACGACCACTGCCCGGGCTTCGGTTCCGCCGCACGCTTCGTCAGCCAGGCGTTCCAGGGCGTGAACCTGGACAACCGCGCGCTCCGCGGTGTCTACATCGGCATCGTGATGGGCCGCCATGCCGGCTTCCTCACCGCCGCCTCCGCCCTCGCCCGCAAGTATGTGGATGACGGCCCGCACCTCATCTACCTGCCGGAGCGCGCGTTCGACACGGACAAGTTCCTGGCCGACGTGGACCGCGTCTACAAGGAGCACGGCCTGGTCACCATCGCCGCTTCCGAAGGCATCTCCGATGCGAACGGCACCGCGATGATCACCAAGCTGCTCGGCAAGGAAGAGCGTGACTCCCACGGCAACATCCAGCTTTCCGGCACCGGTGCCCTCGGTGACCTGCTCGCGAACACCATCCGCGACGGCCTCGGCATCAAGCGCGTCCGTTCGGACACCTTCGGCTACCTGCAGCGTTCCTTCATGGGCGTGGTCTCCGACCGCGACGCCCGCGAAGCCCGCGAGGTGGGTGAAAAGGCCGTCCAGTTCGCCATGTGGGACGATGTCGACGGTTCCGTCGCCATCAAGCGCCCGGTACTCGACTACAGCGTCGATTACGAACTGGTGGACATCAAGAAGGTGGCTGGCAAGACCAAGCACATGCCCGACGAGTTCATCAACGCGGAAGGCAACGGCGTCACCCAGGCGTTCCACGCCTACTGCCGCCCGCTGCTCGGCGGCGGCCTGCCGGAGTCCCATCGCCTGCGCGCTCCCGCCGTGGCGAAGATCCTCAACAAGTAA
- a CDS encoding DUF4328 domain-containing protein, whose protein sequence is MSDVHIAVPGEAQRTISEAEARETSSRKGWPAGTLYWKDGMPDWRPVTELAPVPAESQLNPYATPTVAETVAPPQPGMFTFVKDPRGITVVLVVLLGLIVLIDTVSLLLNFSQHVMLSRSFTDEEATANDSRQGMVFVVRLITFIATTVCFCMWIHRANRNSRGFGAQNMQFTPGWAVGWYFIPFANLVKPCQSMAEIWKVSGDPFGWTQRKAGPVVATWWTLWILNNISSNVASRLSGNARNIVDLQASTVAWMVAIGISIASAVSAIILVRGVYRRQAALVRGSRDETGGV, encoded by the coding sequence ATGTCAGACGTCCACATCGCCGTTCCCGGTGAAGCCCAGCGCACCATATCCGAGGCGGAGGCGCGGGAAACCTCCTCCCGCAAGGGATGGCCTGCAGGAACGCTCTACTGGAAGGACGGCATGCCTGACTGGCGTCCCGTCACGGAACTGGCTCCGGTTCCGGCAGAGTCGCAGTTGAATCCCTACGCGACGCCTACGGTGGCGGAGACGGTCGCTCCGCCGCAGCCCGGGATGTTCACGTTCGTAAAAGATCCGCGTGGTATCACGGTGGTGCTGGTTGTCCTGCTGGGCCTCATTGTTCTCATCGATACGGTCTCCCTGTTGCTCAACTTCTCCCAGCATGTGATGCTGTCACGGTCCTTCACCGATGAGGAAGCGACGGCCAATGACAGCCGGCAGGGCATGGTGTTTGTCGTCCGTCTGATCACCTTCATCGCCACGACCGTCTGCTTCTGCATGTGGATCCACCGGGCGAACAGGAACTCGCGCGGCTTCGGGGCGCAGAACATGCAGTTCACTCCGGGATGGGCGGTGGGATGGTACTTCATTCCTTTCGCCAACCTGGTGAAGCCCTGCCAGTCGATGGCGGAGATCTGGAAAGTCAGTGGTGATCCCTTCGGCTGGACCCAGCGCAAGGCGGGGCCGGTCGTAGCCACGTGGTGGACGCTCTGGATTCTCAACAACATCTCGTCGAATGTCGCAAGCCGGCTCTCCGGAAACGCCCGGAACATCGTCGACCTCCAGGCATCCACTGTTGCCTGGATGGTAGCGATCGGAATTTCCATCGCCTCCGCCGTGTCCGCGATCATCCTGGTCCGGGGCGTGTATCGCCGCCAGGCTGCACTGGTCAGGGGCAGCCGTGATGAGACGGGGGGAGTGTGA
- a CDS encoding ABC transporter ATP-binding protein, which produces MPEPILAVSHIAKSFGDFRAVKDVSFTVNPGEVVGLLGVNGAGKTTVMSMLLGLITPDGGSIHVFGKDFAKHRLEILRRTNFCTTYAALPSNLKVKHNLRIFARLYGVPKPNQKVDELLELLEITRLADSITGRLSAGESTRVNLARRCSTIRTF; this is translated from the coding sequence ATGCCGGAACCCATCCTCGCAGTCAGCCACATCGCCAAGTCATTCGGCGATTTCAGGGCGGTGAAGGATGTTTCGTTCACGGTCAATCCGGGCGAGGTCGTGGGACTGCTGGGCGTGAACGGTGCGGGCAAGACGACGGTGATGAGCATGCTGCTGGGCCTCATCACCCCAGACGGCGGGAGCATCCATGTGTTCGGGAAGGATTTCGCCAAACACCGGCTGGAGATCCTGCGGCGGACGAACTTCTGCACGACCTACGCCGCCCTGCCGTCGAACCTGAAGGTGAAGCACAACCTGCGCATCTTCGCCCGGCTCTATGGGGTTCCAAAGCCGAACCAGAAGGTGGACGAGCTGCTGGAACTGCTGGAAATCACCCGGCTGGCGGACTCCATCACCGGACGGCTGAGCGCCGGGGAATCCACCCGCGTGAACCTAGCCAGGCGCTGCTCAACGATCCGGACCTTCTGA
- a CDS encoding ABC transporter permease, producing MNPNTIYALVSRYVLLYTRNPVRLVELFFWPIVQLLVWGFLTSYLQGQGGGNFPKVITFLIGGIILWNTLFRSQQGVAISFLEDVWTRNLLNVFAAPVRMTEYLAATCVVGVLRVFVTTVVMIVIAWVAYAFNLFQFKISLVLFYVNLMLFGWCLGVMVTALILRYGHGAESLAWAIPFMIQPVAAVFYPVSALPSWLQPVAHALPPSHVFEGMRHILTHGGADWRSMAVAFALNALYLTLAGFVFSLSLRTAKKRGLLVKVSSS from the coding sequence ATGAACCCGAACACGATCTACGCCCTGGTATCCCGCTACGTGCTGCTCTACACGCGCAATCCGGTGCGGCTGGTGGAGCTGTTTTTCTGGCCCATCGTCCAGCTCCTGGTGTGGGGCTTCCTCACCAGCTACCTGCAGGGACAAGGCGGCGGGAATTTCCCGAAAGTCATCACCTTCCTCATCGGCGGCATCATCCTGTGGAACACGCTGTTCCGTTCCCAGCAGGGTGTGGCCATTTCCTTCCTGGAGGACGTATGGACGCGGAACCTGTTGAACGTCTTCGCCGCGCCGGTGAGGATGACAGAGTATCTGGCGGCGACCTGCGTGGTGGGCGTGCTGCGGGTGTTCGTGACGACGGTGGTGATGATCGTCATCGCGTGGGTGGCGTATGCGTTCAATCTGTTCCAGTTCAAGATCAGCCTGGTGCTGTTCTATGTGAACCTGATGCTGTTCGGCTGGTGCCTGGGCGTGATGGTGACGGCGCTGATCCTGCGCTACGGACACGGGGCGGAGTCGTTGGCATGGGCCATCCCGTTCATGATCCAGCCTGTGGCGGCGGTGTTCTATCCGGTATCCGCCCTGCCCTCCTGGCTGCAACCGGTGGCCCACGCGCTGCCGCCGTCCCATGTGTTCGAGGGCATGCGCCACATCCTCACCCACGGTGGCGCGGACTGGCGGTCGATGGCGGTCGCCTTCGCCCTGAACGCGCTCTACCTGACCCTGGCCGGGTTTGTTTTCTCCCTCTCCCTGCGCACCGCGAAGAAGCGCGGGCTGCTGGTGAAGGTGAGTTCATCATGA
- a CDS encoding bifunctional UDP-3-O-[3-hydroxymyristoyl] N-acetylglucosamine deacetylase/3-hydroxyacyl-ACP dehydratase — protein MSAAVQHTLAGSATLEGTSLHTGEKVTLTLKPAPEGHGFKFRRIDLPDQPFINADVDKVQTVERATTLAEGSVKVHTVEHVISALTGMGVDNALIEMDANEPPIGDGSSLPFVELIKKAGIVPQNALRKIWEIREPIHLETGDGTLITIVPSKTFRVSVTNVGPDGRFTQYFSSEVNPTTYEKEICAARTFVYYEDVKPLLEKGLIKGGSLESAVVIRGNEVMSKEALRFNNEFARHKALDLIGDLMLSGKRILGHVIAVKPGHGPNTQMAAKIKAEYARMRSMVPAAVTIPDAESVLDINEVLNILPHRYPFLMVDRVVDFEENKCVAIKNVTINEPFFQGHFPGHPIMPGVLQLEAMAQVSSILMLRKPENAGKIGYFMSADSVKWRRPVMPGDTVVIESDIMKIRGAIGQTKCRCLVNGEVVSEAELKFALMDR, from the coding sequence ATGTCAGCCGCCGTCCAGCACACCCTCGCAGGCTCCGCCACTCTCGAAGGAACCTCCCTCCACACCGGGGAGAAAGTCACCCTCACCCTGAAGCCCGCACCGGAGGGTCACGGCTTCAAGTTCCGCCGCATCGACCTGCCGGACCAGCCGTTCATCAACGCGGACGTGGACAAGGTCCAGACCGTGGAGCGCGCCACCACCCTGGCGGAAGGCTCCGTAAAGGTCCACACCGTGGAGCACGTAATCTCCGCCCTCACCGGCATGGGCGTGGACAACGCCCTCATCGAGATGGACGCGAACGAGCCGCCCATCGGTGACGGTTCCTCCCTCCCGTTCGTGGAGCTGATCAAGAAGGCCGGCATCGTCCCGCAGAATGCCCTCCGCAAGATCTGGGAAATCCGTGAGCCGATCCATCTGGAAACCGGTGACGGCACGCTCATCACCATCGTCCCCAGCAAGACGTTCCGCGTTTCCGTGACCAACGTCGGTCCGGACGGACGCTTCACCCAGTATTTCTCCAGCGAGGTCAACCCGACCACCTATGAGAAGGAAATCTGCGCCGCTCGGACCTTCGTCTATTATGAGGATGTGAAGCCGCTGCTCGAAAAAGGCCTCATCAAGGGTGGCTCGCTCGAAAGCGCCGTGGTCATCCGTGGCAACGAGGTGATGTCCAAGGAAGCTCTCCGCTTCAACAACGAGTTCGCCCGCCACAAGGCGCTCGACCTCATCGGCGACCTCATGCTTTCCGGCAAGCGCATCCTCGGCCACGTCATTGCCGTGAAGCCCGGCCATGGCCCGAACACGCAGATGGCCGCGAAGATCAAGGCGGAATACGCCCGCATGCGCTCCATGGTGCCCGCCGCCGTGACCATCCCGGATGCGGAGAGCGTCCTGGACATCAACGAGGTGCTCAACATCCTGCCTCACCGCTATCCGTTCCTGATGGTGGACCGCGTGGTGGACTTCGAGGAGAACAAGTGCGTGGCGATCAAGAACGTCACCATCAACGAACCGTTTTTCCAGGGTCACTTCCCCGGCCACCCGATCATGCCGGGCGTGCTGCAACTCGAGGCGATGGCCCAGGTTTCCTCCATCCTCATGCTCCGCAAGCCGGAGAACGCCGGAAAGATCGGCTACTTCATGAGCGCGGACAGCGTGAAATGGCGCCGCCCCGTGATGCCTGGCGACACCGTGGTCATCGAGAGCGACATCATGAAGATCCGCGGCGCCATCGGCCAGACGAAGTGCCGCTGCCTGGTCAACGGCGAGGTCGTCTCCGAAGCGGAGCTGAAGTTCGCGCTGATGGACCGGTGA
- a CDS encoding PEP-CTERM sorting domain-containing protein (PEP-CTERM proteins occur, often in large numbers, in the proteomes of bacteria that also encode an exosortase, a predicted intramembrane cysteine proteinase. The presence of a PEP-CTERM domain at a protein's C-terminus predicts cleavage within the sorting domain, followed by covalent anchoring to some some component of the (usually Gram-negative) cell surface. Many PEP-CTERM proteins exhibit an unusual sequence composition that includes large numbers of potential glycosylation sites. Expression of one such protein has been shown restore the ability of a bacterium to form floc, a type of biofilm.): MNGKPFPIPFVLPICAACISVSGTASGAVLANYAFASGSATSTDTDITSTASNISLTNGDNTGTTTGTGGVTGAGISSSSHMFYFRTSGLKTNEGDAVTAPDYISFTFTPTAGTSYNLQTITLDFGGSNAGGSAPGYTSYAFLRSSLGDTPYSTNIGSTISRDVPGPGAGDVYNLAQETFTFTDPAFANVTAPVTFRLYMYASSNAESLQILRLDNLRLNGAAVPEPASALALALSLGTTVLRRRR; this comes from the coding sequence ATGAACGGAAAACCCTTCCCCATTCCTTTCGTCCTCCCGATCTGTGCGGCGTGCATCAGCGTGTCAGGAACCGCCTCAGGCGCGGTTCTCGCCAACTACGCTTTTGCCAGTGGATCCGCCACTTCCACCGATACTGACATCACCAGCACGGCATCGAACATCAGTCTTACGAATGGGGACAACACCGGCACCACCACCGGAACAGGGGGCGTCACTGGCGCCGGTATTTCCTCGTCCTCGCATATGTTTTATTTCCGGACCAGCGGTCTGAAAACAAATGAGGGCGATGCGGTCACCGCGCCCGACTACATCTCTTTCACCTTCACCCCCACTGCCGGGACTTCCTACAACCTCCAGACCATCACCCTCGATTTCGGAGGCTCGAATGCCGGTGGATCCGCGCCCGGTTATACGTCCTACGCCTTCCTCCGCAGCAGTCTGGGAGACACCCCCTACTCCACCAACATCGGCTCCACCATCTCCCGCGATGTTCCAGGCCCGGGTGCCGGAGATGTCTATAATCTCGCGCAGGAAACCTTCACCTTCACGGATCCCGCGTTCGCCAATGTCACTGCACCGGTAACCTTCCGTCTCTATATGTATGCATCAAGCAATGCCGAGTCGCTTCAGATCCTCCGTCTGGACAACCTGCGTCTCAACGGCGCGGCGGTTCCGGAGCCTGCCTCCGCGCTCGCCCTTGCCCTCAGCCTCGGCACGACCGTCCTGCGCCGCCGCCGCTGA
- a CDS encoding Tex family protein, with amino-acid sequence MTHLETIARETGISLSSVTATSKLIAEGGTVPFISRYRKEQTGSLDEVQITTIRDRMLQLAELDSRRTAVLKSLEERNLLTDELKKKLNAATTLTSVEDIFTPFRPKRQTRATKAIERGLTPLADWLMENQSADPAEEAAKFVDAEKEVPTAADALAGARDIIAERVADDAALRGRVRKIYEEEATVSSKIMYGKEEEADAQKFRDYFEWSEPFKAIPSHRMLAIRRGEKEGFLLMRVEVPLDRVSSQALPDWVNGSGEGAKNVAQAVEDGCKRLLMPSMETEARLLAKKRADETAIAVFAENLRELLLASALGEKRLLAIDPGFRTGCKTVVLDRSGKLLHHTVLHCTAGSNHQLYEAANELVTLLKKYDVEAIAIGNGTASREAEAFVKKLKVTQPIIIVNESGASIYSASDVAREEFPNEDVTVRGAVSIGRRLMDPLAELVKIDPKSIGVGQYQHDVDQRQLNASLDDTVISCVNAVGVEINTASKKLLSYVSGLNASLAENIVAFRNENGAFTSREQLKKVPRLGDKAFEQAAGFLRVRGGQHPLDSSAVHPERYPLVERMAADAGCEVVELLTNEAAREKIDLKKYVSEEVGLPTLQDILNELAKPGRDPRKQFELFSFTDGVEKPSDLQVGMKLPGIVTNVTAFGAFVDVGVHQDGLVHVSQLADHFVRDASEVVKVGQKVQITVMEVDLKRNRIALSMKSKPDLEGGRRSDGGDRDSRPGGNRPRHQGGGGGNGNFRPNSAPGNDWFSQALNQAKKK; translated from the coding sequence ATGACCCACCTCGAAACCATCGCCCGCGAAACGGGCATCTCACTTTCCTCCGTCACCGCCACCTCGAAGCTCATCGCCGAAGGCGGCACCGTCCCTTTCATCTCCCGCTACCGGAAGGAGCAAACCGGCTCCCTGGACGAGGTCCAGATCACCACCATCCGCGACCGCATGCTGCAACTGGCGGAGCTGGACAGCCGCCGCACCGCCGTCCTGAAGTCTCTGGAGGAGCGCAACCTGCTGACCGACGAGCTGAAAAAGAAGCTCAACGCCGCCACCACCCTCACCAGCGTGGAGGACATCTTCACCCCCTTCCGCCCGAAGCGCCAGACCCGCGCCACCAAGGCCATCGAGCGCGGCCTGACCCCGCTGGCCGACTGGCTGATGGAGAACCAATCCGCCGACCCCGCCGAGGAGGCCGCCAAGTTCGTCGATGCGGAGAAGGAAGTCCCCACCGCCGCCGACGCGCTGGCCGGTGCACGCGACATCATCGCGGAACGCGTGGCTGACGACGCCGCACTCCGTGGCCGCGTGCGCAAGATCTACGAGGAGGAAGCCACCGTTTCCTCCAAGATCATGTATGGAAAGGAAGAGGAGGCGGACGCCCAGAAGTTCCGCGACTACTTCGAGTGGTCGGAGCCGTTCAAGGCCATCCCTTCCCACCGCATGCTGGCCATCCGCCGCGGCGAGAAGGAGGGCTTCCTCCTCATGCGCGTGGAGGTCCCGCTGGACCGCGTTTCCTCACAGGCCCTCCCGGACTGGGTGAATGGCTCCGGCGAAGGTGCGAAGAACGTCGCCCAAGCCGTCGAGGACGGCTGCAAGCGCCTCCTAATGCCATCCATGGAGACGGAGGCCCGCTTGCTGGCGAAAAAGCGCGCGGATGAAACCGCCATCGCCGTCTTCGCCGAAAACCTGCGCGAGCTGCTGCTGGCCTCCGCCCTCGGTGAGAAGCGCCTGCTCGCCATCGACCCCGGCTTCCGCACCGGCTGCAAGACCGTCGTCCTGGATCGCTCCGGAAAGCTCCTGCACCACACCGTACTCCACTGCACCGCAGGCTCCAACCACCAGCTCTACGAGGCCGCCAACGAGCTGGTCACGCTGCTGAAGAAATACGATGTCGAGGCCATCGCCATCGGCAACGGCACCGCCAGCCGCGAGGCGGAGGCCTTCGTGAAGAAGCTGAAGGTCACCCAGCCGATCATCATCGTGAATGAAAGTGGTGCCTCCATCTACTCCGCCTCCGACGTGGCCCGTGAGGAGTTCCCGAACGAGGACGTCACCGTCCGTGGTGCCGTCTCCATCGGCCGCCGCCTGATGGACCCGCTGGCGGAGCTGGTGAAGATCGACCCGAAGTCCATCGGCGTCGGCCAGTACCAGCACGACGTGGACCAGCGCCAGCTCAATGCCTCACTGGATGACACCGTCATTTCCTGCGTGAACGCCGTGGGCGTGGAGATCAACACCGCATCGAAGAAGCTCCTTTCCTATGTCTCCGGCCTCAATGCCTCCCTGGCGGAAAACATCGTCGCCTTCCGGAATGAGAACGGTGCCTTCACCTCCCGCGAGCAACTGAAGAAGGTGCCGCGCCTCGGTGACAAGGCCTTCGAGCAGGCCGCCGGATTCCTCCGCGTGCGCGGTGGCCAGCACCCGCTCGACTCCTCCGCCGTCCACCCGGAACGCTACCCGCTGGTGGAGCGCATGGCGGCAGACGCCGGATGCGAAGTCGTCGAGCTGCTGACCAACGAGGCCGCCCGCGAGAAGATCGACCTCAAGAAATACGTCAGCGAGGAAGTCGGCCTGCCGACGCTCCAGGACATCCTCAACGAGCTTGCCAAGCCCGGCCGCGACCCGCGGAAGCAGTTCGAGCTGTTCTCCTTCACCGATGGCGTGGAGAAACCGTCCGACCTCCAGGTGGGCATGAAGCTCCCCGGCATCGTCACCAACGTGACCGCCTTCGGCGCATTTGTGGATGTGGGCGTCCACCAGGACGGACTCGTCCACGTTTCCCAGCTCGCGGACCACTTCGTGCGCGATGCGTCGGAAGTCGTGAAGGTCGGCCAGAAGGTGCAGATCACCGTCATGGAGGTGGACCTGAAGCGCAACCGCATCGCCCTTTCCATGAAGTCCAAGCCGGACCTGGAAGGTGGCCGCCGCTCGGACGGTGGTGACCGGGATTCACGCCCCGGCGGCAACCGTCCGCGCCATCAGGGTGGCGGCGGTGGCAATGGAAACTTCCGCCCCAACAGCGCTCCGGGCAACGACTGGTTCTCCCAGGCGCTGAATCAGGCGAAGAAGAAGTGA
- the dnaG gene encoding DNA primase yields MVFILCPRNVAQIPNETIQKVLDSTDIVDLINSYIPLKRMGSAFKANCPFHHEKTPSFTVSPTRQSFHCFGCGKHGSAIGFVMEYENLPFVEAIRKLAAKANVPIVETFDPQADADRRSKGRLMDLHREAAAFMHERLLTDPEARHARAYMKSRGFGKEMAVRWQVGWMPRDSRVFKEWVKAKKFTGRELEAAGLAGLKEEGNPRAGLYIRFTDRLMFPICNEIGDVIGFSGRKLREDQQGGKYQNSPETAIFKKSSVLFALDRAKKSILKEKFALLCEGQLDTICCHEAGIDNAIATQGTALTTQHARILKRYISNVVLCYDADGAGIEASEKAFKELVAAGMSAKVVEMPPGDDPDSYIKAHGAEAFRKLITEAKDFFDSKLGRAKSLGTLDTAAQRTAVTNQSVEALAAMSDHAARDHQINVVATHLGISAAALRESIAKVKKFPKREGFQKETDRPVAEPTPLHSIVSALCHLALSSGMAQHFLAEQFETLHEADRWVEGIPLLERILASAPDPASPSALNTFMLGLPESDRLALSKEASRWEAGDENGIQSAEHALTALSSVVIQKRDAAVKAAMREPGLSPERLKLLLEEAKEISALMKGIQRFEFDDQLAASTYKPKEAAWKKKWEKKEG; encoded by the coding sequence ATGGTGTTCATACTCTGCCCCCGGAACGTGGCGCAGATCCCCAACGAGACGATTCAGAAGGTGCTGGATTCGACGGACATCGTCGATCTGATCAATTCCTATATCCCGCTGAAGCGGATGGGTTCGGCGTTCAAGGCGAACTGCCCGTTCCACCATGAGAAGACGCCGTCGTTCACGGTCAGCCCCACGCGGCAGAGCTTCCATTGCTTCGGCTGCGGCAAGCACGGTAGTGCCATCGGCTTCGTGATGGAGTATGAGAACCTGCCCTTCGTGGAGGCCATCAGGAAGCTGGCGGCGAAGGCGAACGTGCCCATCGTGGAGACGTTCGATCCCCAGGCGGATGCGGACCGGCGGTCGAAGGGACGGCTGATGGACCTGCACCGGGAGGCGGCGGCGTTCATGCACGAACGTCTGCTGACGGACCCGGAGGCACGGCACGCCCGCGCCTACATGAAGTCCCGCGGCTTCGGGAAGGAGATGGCAGTGCGCTGGCAGGTGGGTTGGATGCCCCGCGATTCACGGGTTTTCAAGGAATGGGTGAAGGCGAAGAAATTCACCGGCCGGGAGCTGGAGGCGGCGGGTCTCGCCGGACTGAAGGAGGAAGGGAACCCGCGCGCGGGACTCTACATCCGTTTCACGGACCGGCTGATGTTCCCGATCTGCAACGAGATCGGCGACGTGATCGGCTTCAGCGGGCGGAAGCTGCGCGAGGACCAGCAGGGCGGGAAGTACCAGAACTCACCGGAGACGGCCATTTTCAAGAAATCCAGCGTCCTGTTCGCACTGGACCGTGCGAAGAAGTCCATCTTGAAGGAGAAGTTCGCGCTGCTCTGCGAAGGCCAGCTTGACACGATCTGCTGCCATGAGGCGGGGATCGACAACGCCATCGCCACGCAGGGCACCGCCCTCACCACGCAACACGCGCGGATCCTGAAACGCTACATCAGCAACGTGGTCCTCTGCTATGACGCGGACGGTGCGGGCATCGAGGCGTCGGAGAAAGCGTTCAAGGAACTGGTGGCCGCCGGCATGAGCGCGAAGGTGGTGGAGATGCCGCCGGGGGATGATCCTGACTCCTACATCAAGGCCCACGGCGCGGAGGCGTTCCGGAAGCTGATCACGGAGGCGAAGGACTTTTTCGATTCCAAGTTGGGCCGCGCGAAGTCGCTGGGGACGCTGGACACGGCGGCGCAGAGGACGGCGGTGACGAACCAGAGTGTGGAGGCACTGGCGGCCATGAGCGACCATGCGGCGCGGGACCACCAGATCAACGTGGTGGCCACCCACCTGGGCATCTCCGCCGCCGCGCTGCGGGAGTCCATCGCCAAAGTGAAGAAGTTCCCGAAACGGGAAGGCTTCCAGAAGGAGACGGACCGGCCCGTGGCGGAACCGACGCCGCTCCACAGCATCGTCAGCGCGCTCTGCCACCTCGCCCTGTCCTCCGGGATGGCGCAGCATTTCCTGGCGGAGCAGTTCGAGACCCTGCATGAGGCGGACCGCTGGGTGGAGGGCATCCCACTGCTGGAGCGCATCCTGGCATCCGCACCGGATCCCGCATCACCCTCCGCACTGAACACCTTCATGCTGGGCTTGCCGGAGTCCGACAGGCTGGCTTTGTCGAAGGAGGCAAGCCGCTGGGAGGCAGGGGATGAGAACGGCATCCAGAGCGCGGAGCACGCGCTGACCGCACTTTCCTCCGTGGTGATCCAGAAGCGCGATGCCGCGGTGAAGGCGGCGATGCGCGAGCCGGGCCTGTCCCCGGAACGGCTGAAGCTGCTCCTGGAAGAAGCGAAGGAGATCAGCGCCCTGATGAAGGGCATCCAGCGCTTCGAATTCGACGACCAGCTCGCCGCCTCCACCTATAAGCCGAAGGAAGCGGCCTGGAAGAAGAAGTGGGAGAAGAAAGAGGGGTAG
- a CDS encoding peptidylprolyl isomerase — MSDIKITLHTTAGDIDATLYGSKAPMTVSNFLNLGKRGYYNNVAFHRVIEGFMLQGGDPTESGRGGPGYKFGDEFHPELRHRAPGVFSMANAGPGTNGSQFFITTTPTPFLDNRHSVFGQVTNGMDVVGKITGKNNTGERGCKFNGVGDKITGITIHDDTTSLFESQKDNLEHWNSILDKAK, encoded by the coding sequence ATGTCTGACATCAAAATCACGCTCCACACGACCGCCGGTGACATCGACGCCACCCTCTACGGCTCGAAGGCACCGATGACGGTTTCCAATTTCCTGAACCTCGGCAAGCGGGGCTACTACAACAACGTGGCCTTCCACCGCGTGATCGAGGGCTTCATGCTCCAGGGTGGCGACCCGACCGAAAGCGGCCGTGGTGGTCCGGGCTACAAGTTCGGCGATGAGTTCCACCCTGAGCTGCGCCACCGCGCGCCGGGCGTGTTCTCCATGGCGAACGCCGGACCGGGCACCAACGGCTCCCAGTTCTTCATCACCACCACCCCCACCCCATTCCTGGACAACCGCCACTCCGTCTTCGGCCAGGTGACCAACGGCATGGACGTCGTCGGCAAGATCACCGGCAAGAACAACACCGGCGAGCGCGGCTGCAAGTTCAACGGCGTGGGCGACAAGATCACCGGCATCACCATCCACGACGACACCACCTCCCTCTTCGAGTCCCAGAAGGACAACCTGGAACACTGGAACTCCATCCTCGACAAGGCGAAGTAA